One genomic window of Halorhabdus sp. CBA1104 includes the following:
- a CDS encoding cobyrinic acid a,c-diamide synthase: MTGLVVGGTASSVGKTVATLAIIRAFQREGLTVQPAKAGPDFIDPSHHETVVDRPSRTLDTWLEGREGLRRNYHRGEGDVCVIEGVMGVYDGHRSSTADVADALDLPVVLVVDASAGAESVAATALGFRTYAARTDLDVRVAGVIAQQAHGGSHEQAIWEALPAELEYCGRIPPDSDLEIPDRHLGLHLGDEAPIDENALDDAATHLRTDRLRAIAEEPAPAPGLQDGPALGDQPRVAIARDRAFRFVYPAVRERLATAGDLVTFSPVAGDGLPPADAIYLPGGYPERFAAELAASPTLSALADRATEGVPIYGECGGFMALADSLRTTDGRRHDMSGILPATVEMCERYQALGHVELSADRRTLTADTGDSLRGHEFHYSRASLDSDATLAFTVDGEGIADGRDGLTEYETLGTYAHVHAASGAFDTLLERLR; encoded by the coding sequence GTGACGGGCCTGGTCGTTGGCGGGACGGCATCGAGCGTCGGCAAGACCGTCGCGACGCTGGCGATCATCCGGGCGTTCCAGCGCGAGGGGCTGACCGTTCAACCCGCCAAAGCCGGCCCGGACTTCATCGATCCGAGCCACCACGAAACCGTGGTCGATCGCCCGTCCCGGACGCTGGACACCTGGCTCGAAGGCAGGGAGGGACTGCGACGGAACTACCACCGCGGCGAGGGCGACGTTTGCGTGATCGAGGGTGTGATGGGCGTCTACGATGGGCACCGATCTAGCACCGCCGACGTGGCCGACGCGCTAGACCTGCCGGTCGTCCTCGTCGTGGACGCCAGTGCCGGGGCCGAGAGCGTTGCGGCGACGGCGCTTGGCTTCCGGACGTATGCTGCCCGAACTGACCTGGATGTTCGCGTCGCGGGGGTGATCGCCCAGCAGGCCCACGGCGGGAGCCACGAGCAGGCAATTTGGGAGGCGCTGCCGGCGGAACTCGAATACTGCGGTCGGATTCCACCGGACTCGGATCTGGAAATCCCCGATCGGCACCTGGGACTGCACCTCGGGGACGAAGCGCCGATCGACGAGAACGCGCTCGACGACGCAGCGACACACCTTCGGACGGACCGCCTGCGAGCGATTGCAGAGGAGCCGGCTCCGGCTCCTGGTCTGCAGGACGGTCCCGCGCTGGGTGACCAACCACGCGTGGCCATCGCCCGGGATCGGGCGTTTCGGTTCGTCTATCCCGCTGTTCGGGAGCGTCTGGCGACCGCTGGCGATCTCGTGACGTTCTCGCCGGTAGCCGGCGACGGTCTCCCACCGGCCGACGCCATCTACTTGCCTGGCGGGTATCCCGAACGATTCGCCGCGGAACTGGCCGCGAGCCCGACGCTTTCCGCCCTCGCTGACCGGGCGACCGAGGGAGTACCGATCTACGGCGAGTGTGGCGGATTCATGGCGCTGGCGGACTCGTTGCGGACGACTGACGGCAGACGCCACGATATGTCGGGGATTCTCCCGGCAACGGTCGAAATGTGCGAGCGCTACCAGGCGCTTGGGCACGTCGAGCTCTCGGCCGATCGACGGACGCTGACCGCCGATACGGGCGATTCCCTGCGGGGTCACGAGTTCCACTACTCGCGGGCCAGCCTCGACAGCGATGCGACCCTCGCGTTCACCGTCGACG
- a CDS encoding adenosylcobinamide amidohydrolase produces the protein MSEYFETARSEGVLRLARPETRWLSTGWDGGFCRAEAAYNCTVPKGWDPGDIRADVQDRLDRADFDAAAGPILLTGVDQRHASGARLGPVTVFATVGLSNPTTLPLEPDERRAEVGAVDGSDESPEPGTVNLVVGTTRSLTDAGMANLVAIAAEARTATLLELVGFTGTTSDAIVVASDPAGEPTQYTGSATPVGRATRACVRAAITASFRSRYEETDPPASVQAAEHGQATTARAEVFEP, from the coding sequence ATGTCTGAGTACTTCGAAACAGCCCGATCGGAGGGCGTCCTGCGACTTGCTCGACCCGAGACGCGGTGGCTCTCGACGGGTTGGGACGGCGGGTTCTGCCGGGCCGAAGCGGCATACAACTGTACGGTACCGAAGGGATGGGACCCTGGCGACATTCGGGCGGACGTTCAGGATCGCCTCGACCGGGCTGACTTCGACGCGGCGGCTGGCCCGATCCTGCTGACCGGCGTCGATCAGCGTCACGCCAGCGGGGCGCGGCTCGGTCCGGTCACCGTCTTCGCGACCGTCGGGCTCTCGAACCCCACGACGCTGCCACTCGAACCCGACGAGCGTCGTGCCGAAGTGGGGGCCGTCGACGGGTCGGACGAGTCGCCCGAGCCCGGCACAGTCAATCTCGTCGTCGGCACGACGCGGTCGCTGACGGATGCCGGCATGGCCAATCTGGTCGCGATCGCGGCCGAAGCCCGGACGGCCACGCTCCTGGAACTGGTCGGATTCACCGGGACGACCAGCGACGCGATCGTCGTCGCGTCTGACCCTGCGGGCGAGCCCACACAATACACGGGAAGCGCCACGCCCGTCGGGCGGGCCACGCGAGCCTGTGTCCGGGCGGCGATCACGGCGAGTTTCCGGTCGCGATACGAGGAAACCGACCCGCCTGCAAGCGTCCAAGCGGCCGAACACGGGCAAGCCACAACTGCCCGGGCGGAGGTGTTCGAGCCGTGA
- a CDS encoding aminotransferase class I/II-fold pyridoxal phosphate-dependent enzyme, giving the protein MDRAHVRDVERVEHGSSDDPDVLDLSENINPRTPDGLLGVYRDAFEDARRYPVEPPTAYRETAAEYVDCQPSNVVPTPGGLAAIRLAIDLAVGPDDSVLVPAPSFSSYAREVRLQGAEPTFLTQDEILTADPADHALAIVCNPNNPTGTLYARDDLLAFAKRCREAETHLLVDEAFLGFTEQTSLAGTPGVTVARSLTKLFGLPGIRAGFAVTTGEMREAMVAARRPWNVSVPALATGRYCMRQSGFVAETRRRIREQRDRLRDGLNDRFDVRPSSAPFLLVEVGEPGVDAVLSTAREYDVAIRDARTFRGLANHVRIAVRDRTATDRTLEVFADV; this is encoded by the coding sequence ATGGATCGAGCGCACGTACGCGACGTAGAGCGCGTCGAACACGGCAGCAGTGACGACCCCGACGTGCTGGATCTGAGTGAGAACATCAATCCACGAACGCCGGACGGCCTCCTAGGGGTCTACCGAGATGCCTTCGAAGATGCGCGACGCTACCCGGTCGAACCGCCGACTGCCTATCGCGAGACGGCCGCCGAGTACGTCGATTGCCAACCCAGTAACGTCGTCCCGACGCCGGGTGGTCTGGCCGCGATCAGGCTGGCAATCGATCTTGCCGTCGGCCCGGACGATTCCGTGCTCGTGCCCGCTCCGAGTTTCAGTTCTTACGCCCGCGAGGTCAGATTGCAGGGCGCCGAGCCGACGTTCCTCACTCAGGACGAGATCCTAACGGCTGACCCAGCTGACCACGCGCTGGCGATCGTCTGCAATCCGAACAACCCCACGGGGACGCTGTACGCGCGGGACGACCTACTCGCGTTCGCCAAGCGTTGCCGTGAGGCCGAGACGCACCTGCTGGTCGACGAAGCGTTCCTCGGATTCACGGAGCAGACCTCCCTCGCCGGGACACCGGGCGTCACGGTCGCCCGGTCGTTGACGAAGTTGTTCGGCCTGCCTGGGATTCGGGCCGGCTTCGCCGTGACGACCGGCGAGATGCGCGAGGCCATGGTCGCCGCCCGGCGGCCCTGGAACGTGAGCGTGCCGGCACTGGCGACCGGCCGCTACTGCATGCGCCAGTCGGGGTTCGTCGCGGAAACGCGGCGTCGGATTCGCGAGCAGCGTGACCGCCTGCGTGACGGTTTGAACGATCGGTTCGATGTCCGCCCGTCGAGTGCGCCGTTTCTGCTGGTCGAGGTGGGCGAGCCGGGTGTCGATGCAGTGCTGTCGACCGCCCGCGAGTACGACGTTGCGATTCGGGATGCACGGACGTTCCGCGGGTTGGCGAATCACGTCCGGATCGCTGTTCGGGATCGAACGGCGACCGACCGGACGCTGGAGGTGTTTGCGGATGTCTGA
- a CDS encoding nicotinate-nucleotide--dimethylbenzimidazole phosphoribosyltransferase codes for MTFVLVAGTTETARIDGISAAGADPEAMAVTPTADAEILIEGNVVDAPAVPVSPSGCPTPALVTRAVRELAGFDARVIDAGLATAPGIDTTTVAERPGGDVRTAEPVPDADAIWERARAVGEKIAEQTADRVYVGETIPGGTTTAFGVAQALGVDLSVSSSLPENPLERKRAVVRDGFDASGIEAGELAGEPQRAVRRQGGPVLAAVVGVVEGALSAGASVTLAGGTQLLAAAALLRHAGVDAGLELATTAYVAADATATVRETAAALDLSLTVTDPELGDCGHAGIERLAAGEGKEGVGMGGALALARRRGVELQAIRDRTEQLYDRFLGDI; via the coding sequence GTGACGTTCGTCCTCGTCGCTGGGACGACCGAGACCGCACGGATCGACGGGATTAGCGCGGCCGGGGCCGATCCCGAAGCGATGGCGGTGACGCCGACGGCGGACGCCGAGATCCTGATCGAGGGGAATGTCGTCGATGCGCCGGCCGTCCCGGTCAGTCCGTCCGGCTGTCCTACACCGGCGCTGGTGACGCGGGCCGTCCGTGAACTCGCTGGGTTCGACGCCAGGGTGATCGACGCCGGACTCGCCACCGCGCCCGGAATCGACACGACGACTGTTGCCGAACGCCCGGGCGGCGACGTGCGCACGGCGGAACCGGTTCCGGACGCAGACGCGATCTGGGAGCGTGCCAGGGCCGTCGGCGAAAAGATCGCCGAACAGACTGCTGACCGAGTATACGTCGGCGAGACGATCCCCGGCGGGACGACGACCGCGTTCGGGGTCGCCCAGGCGCTTGGCGTCGATCTGTCAGTCTCCTCGTCGTTGCCCGAGAACCCGCTCGAACGAAAACGAGCCGTCGTTCGGGACGGTTTCGACGCAAGCGGAATTGAGGCGGGCGAACTGGCCGGCGAGCCCCAGCGGGCCGTCCGTCGGCAGGGGGGTCCAGTCCTGGCCGCCGTTGTGGGTGTGGTCGAGGGCGCACTGTCGGCCGGGGCGTCGGTGACACTGGCGGGCGGGACGCAGCTGCTTGCCGCCGCGGCGCTGCTCCGCCACGCAGGGGTCGACGCCGGTCTCGAACTCGCGACGACGGCCTATGTCGCCGCGGACGCCACGGCGACCGTCCGCGAAACCGCCGCTGCGCTCGATCTCTCGCTCACGGTGACCGACCCGGAACTGGGGGACTGTGGCCACGCCGGCATCGAGCGACTTGCCGCCGGCGAGGGCAAAGAGGGCGTCGGGATGGGCGGCGCGCTCGCGTTGGCCCGCCGTCGCGGGGTCGAACTGCAAGCGATTCGGGATCGCACCGAGCAACTCTACGATCGATTCCTGGGGGATATTTGA
- a CDS encoding NTP transferase domain-containing protein, whose protein sequence is MCGGRGTRLDVGGEKPLVEIGGRALVDRVADALTASSIDRAYAVTSPNAPRTREYVSLPRIDAPGDGYVPDLQYALDRIGRPVLTVAADLPLLAAETIDAVVTSHEGTSMTACVPVALKRRLGVTIDTTVPADGRDLAPSGVNVIAAGDQDRRIVFETPRLAVNVNHVRDLQVAEALRRSEVLP, encoded by the coding sequence ATGTGTGGCGGTCGGGGTACCCGCCTGGATGTCGGCGGCGAGAAACCGCTCGTCGAGATCGGCGGGCGAGCGTTGGTCGATCGCGTCGCCGACGCACTCACGGCAAGCTCGATCGATCGAGCCTACGCCGTCACGTCACCGAACGCGCCCCGGACGCGCGAGTATGTCTCCCTACCTCGGATCGATGCCCCTGGCGACGGCTACGTCCCGGACCTACAGTACGCCCTCGACCGGATTGGGCGTCCGGTGTTGACTGTCGCCGCCGATCTGCCGTTGCTCGCGGCCGAAACGATCGACGCTGTGGTAACTTCCCATGAAGGTACTTCGATGACAGCCTGTGTTCCAGTGGCCCTGAAACGACGCCTCGGCGTAACGATCGACACGACGGTCCCGGCAGACGGCCGGGACCTCGCCCCCTCGGGCGTGAACGTGATCGCGGCGGGCGACCAGGATCGACGAATCGTCTTCGAGACGCCGCGGTTGGCGGTCAACGTCAACCACGTGCGAGACCTGCAGGTGGCAGAGGCGCTCCGTCGATCGGAGGTACTTCCGTGA
- the cobS gene encoding adenosylcobinamide-GDP ribazoletransferase, which produces MLDAFRGALGFLTRLPIGRDEAAWHAFRARPATFPLVGYLTGGLAALPLLVPVFPATAAFGFLVWLYVLTGINHLDGIADLGDAAVVHGDRQRRREVLSDTTVGVGALAAVGLVFVGLTTAGYELAGLPARVALVVVATEVGAKCAVALGACFGSATHDGLGAQFTDGLDSRNAPGPVVVALPVAALTWPEPAAAVALLTAVATVGPMVLWARRTLGGVDGDVLGATAEIARLVGLHAGVIAWTLS; this is translated from the coding sequence ATGCTAGATGCCTTCCGGGGCGCGCTGGGCTTTCTGACGCGCTTGCCGATCGGGCGCGACGAGGCGGCCTGGCACGCGTTTCGCGCCCGTCCGGCGACGTTCCCGCTGGTCGGTTATCTGACCGGCGGCCTCGCGGCGCTCCCACTGCTCGTCCCGGTCTTCCCCGCTACCGCTGCGTTCGGTTTTCTCGTCTGGCTATACGTCCTCACCGGGATCAATCACCTCGACGGCATCGCGGATCTCGGCGACGCGGCGGTCGTCCACGGCGACCGTCAGCGCCGCCGCGAAGTGCTTTCGGACACGACTGTCGGTGTCGGCGCGCTCGCGGCGGTCGGACTGGTGTTCGTGGGACTGACGACGGCCGGCTACGAGCTGGCGGGACTGCCGGCCCGTGTCGCGCTGGTCGTCGTTGCTACCGAAGTCGGGGCGAAGTGTGCCGTCGCACTGGGGGCCTGTTTCGGGTCGGCTACCCACGACGGCCTGGGCGCGCAGTTTACCGACGGGCTCGATTCCCGGAACGCTCCTGGGCCGGTCGTCGTTGCCCTTCCTGTGGCCGCCCTGACGTGGCCCGAGCCGGCGGCCGCCGTCGCGCTCCTCACGGCGGTGGCGACTGTCGGGCCGATGGTGTTGTGGGCTCGACGGACGCTTGGCGGCGTCGACGGGGACGTACTGGGTGCGACTGCCGAGATTGCTCGCCTCGTCGGGCTGCACGCGGGGGTGATCGCGTGGACGCTCTCCTGA
- the cbiB gene encoding adenosylcobinamide-phosphate synthase CbiB, translating into MVALGTLPVRVEPPVTVLLAVLLDAVIGEPPETIHPVAIFGRAIAGLDRRWPSPRLVGLAIATLAPVSVAALAWLAVSALPRVVGTVLAGLLLFSSISLRRLLGSARAVIDATETHPGRARERIPALVGRNPEPLSSPQLRSGAVESLAENLADGYVGPLLAFVVGAQLSLSVGIAAAVWVKAVNTLDSMLGYHEKPIGWASARLDDIVMWLPARLTAVILAVAGGRPGALWRARQFRTQPSSPNSGWPMATLAVVLDVRLEKPGVYVLHPDAQLPDGDTATAAIPVVAIAGAIAGLVSMLLVAVPIVPESLFAMAVGVARC; encoded by the coding sequence ATGGTTGCCCTCGGCACGCTGCCCGTCCGCGTCGAGCCGCCGGTCACTGTCCTCCTCGCCGTGCTGCTCGATGCAGTGATCGGGGAACCGCCTGAGACAATACATCCTGTCGCGATATTCGGGCGAGCGATCGCCGGGCTTGATCGGCGGTGGCCGAGCCCACGGCTTGTCGGTCTTGCCATCGCGACGCTGGCTCCCGTGAGTGTGGCGGCCCTCGCCTGGCTGGCAGTCTCGGCGCTCCCTCGCGTCGTCGGCACCGTTCTCGCCGGCTTGCTCCTGTTCAGTTCGATCAGCTTGCGTCGCTTGCTGGGGAGCGCACGCGCGGTGATCGACGCCACCGAGACTCATCCGGGGCGAGCCCGCGAACGCATTCCTGCCCTCGTGGGTCGAAACCCGGAACCCCTCTCTTCGCCTCAGCTTCGAAGCGGTGCCGTCGAGAGCCTCGCGGAGAACCTCGCCGACGGCTACGTTGGCCCGTTGCTGGCCTTTGTCGTCGGGGCACAGCTGTCGCTGTCAGTCGGTATCGCGGCGGCCGTCTGGGTGAAGGCCGTCAACACGCTGGACTCGATGCTGGGGTATCACGAGAAGCCGATCGGCTGGGCGAGCGCCCGGCTGGACGACATCGTGATGTGGCTTCCGGCGCGCCTGACAGCGGTGATACTCGCGGTAGCGGGCGGGAGACCCGGCGCGTTGTGGCGCGCCCGCCAGTTTCGGACCCAGCCGTCGTCGCCCAACTCCGGCTGGCCGATGGCCACGCTCGCGGTGGTCCTCGATGTCCGCCTCGAAAAACCGGGCGTGTACGTACTGCATCCGGACGCACAACTTCCAGATGGCGACACGGCGACGGCGGCGATTCCCGTCGTCGCGATTGCAGGGGCGATCGCGGGACTCGTGTCCATGCTGCTCGTGGCTGTGCCGATCGTTCCGGAGTCCCTCTTTGCCATGGCAGTGGGGGTGGCACGATGCTAG
- a CDS encoding PGF-CTERM-anchored ABC transporter substrate-binding protein: MKRTIGSVLLAVVLLASLGGVAFGPVAGQAGGNETTANCTYPIEVTDANGATVTIEEEPERVVTLAPSASQVMWEIGAQEKVVGMPVNPYTSYLDGSAQKQNVVGQEGQPQTETIIGLEPDLVLAPNIVSEDAVAQLRNAGLTVYRFDQAASISDVVEKTRLTGRLVGEYDTAREISARTEATLRAYRNATSGAERPTVLYAMGGGYTAGPQTFIGDVIDAAGGENVAAAANISEYGIISNEIVVQQDPDWIVVPEGRSVPSGPDINGTTAIQEEQVLFVDNNFISQPGPRVTQPLEPMAEAFHPDGTAAISVDPASVSTPTCEADVTPTATATATATETLDMDGTVTLKSNQTMGTTTDTTTTSGPGFGVIASIVALLGAGTAARRR; the protein is encoded by the coding sequence ATGAAGCGCACTATCGGTAGTGTCTTGCTCGCGGTTGTGTTGCTCGCCAGTCTGGGCGGAGTGGCCTTTGGTCCGGTCGCCGGTCAGGCCGGTGGAAACGAGACGACTGCCAACTGTACGTATCCCATCGAGGTCACCGACGCTAACGGCGCGACAGTGACTATCGAGGAGGAGCCCGAGCGCGTCGTCACGCTCGCCCCGAGTGCCTCGCAGGTGATGTGGGAGATCGGTGCCCAGGAGAAAGTCGTCGGGATGCCGGTCAATCCCTACACCAGCTACCTGGACGGATCGGCTCAGAAGCAAAACGTCGTCGGCCAAGAGGGACAGCCACAGACGGAGACGATCATTGGTCTCGAACCCGACCTCGTGCTCGCCCCGAACATCGTCAGCGAAGATGCGGTTGCCCAACTCCGCAATGCGGGCCTTACCGTCTACCGGTTCGACCAGGCTGCCTCGATCAGTGATGTCGTCGAGAAGACTCGCTTGACGGGCCGGCTCGTCGGGGAATACGACACCGCCCGTGAGATTAGCGCCCGAACGGAAGCGACACTCCGAGCCTATCGGAACGCCACCAGTGGGGCTGAGCGGCCCACAGTCCTCTATGCGATGGGTGGTGGGTACACGGCCGGCCCGCAGACGTTCATCGGAGACGTCATCGACGCCGCGGGCGGGGAGAACGTTGCCGCCGCAGCGAATATCAGCGAGTACGGGATCATCAGCAACGAGATCGTCGTCCAGCAAGACCCCGACTGGATCGTCGTCCCGGAAGGCCGGTCAGTGCCGTCCGGGCCGGATATCAACGGCACGACTGCGATTCAGGAAGAGCAGGTCCTGTTCGTGGACAATAACTTCATCAGCCAGCCCGGGCCGCGCGTGACCCAGCCCCTCGAGCCGATGGCGGAGGCGTTCCACCCCGATGGGACCGCCGCGATCAGCGTCGATCCGGCGTCGGTCTCCACACCGACCTGTGAAGCCGACGTGACGCCGACTGCGACGGCGACGGCAACGGCCACCGAGACGCTCGACATGGACGGCACGGTCACGCTCAAGTCCAACCAGACGATGGGGACGACGACCGACACGACGACGACCAGCGGCCCCGGATTCGGCGTGATCGCGTCGATCGTCGCCCTCTTGGGCGCTGGCACGGCCGCCCGTCGTCGCTGA
- the btuC gene encoding vitamin B12 ABC transporter permease BtuC → MRFGTRLLSWTVGLVATLFTVIVVSAAIGPVALDLLTVAKATLNAVGVPSGLGVGLGESMVAGVTIPSPTVDVSYAYPFSFDVPGTAETIVRQVRLPRIALGAVVGFALASAGAVMQGFFRNPMADPSIIGVSSGAALGAVATIAFPVAVPLGLQTAAFVGALVAAFVVYAIATENGRTPVATLLLAGVAIQTFLGAVISYTLLQAGESLDRAVFWLMGHLNNSTWAKVEVTLPLAVITFLGLLTYARDLNVLMLGEEDARTVGIPVERTKRILLALSSIVTAAAVAVAGVIGFVGLIVPHVMRLLVGPDHRLLLPTSALAGATFLVATDTVARSGPAELPVGIVTAALGAPFFLYLLRRREVHEL, encoded by the coding sequence ATGCGGTTCGGCACACGCCTCCTGAGTTGGACAGTCGGGCTCGTCGCGACGTTGTTCACCGTTATCGTGGTGAGCGCTGCGATCGGCCCGGTCGCACTGGATCTACTGACGGTTGCCAAGGCGACACTCAACGCCGTTGGCGTCCCGTCGGGACTGGGTGTGGGCCTCGGCGAGAGTATGGTGGCCGGCGTCACGATCCCGTCGCCGACAGTCGACGTGAGCTATGCCTACCCCTTCTCGTTCGACGTTCCCGGAACGGCCGAGACGATCGTCCGGCAGGTGCGACTGCCTCGCATCGCGCTGGGCGCGGTCGTCGGCTTCGCGCTGGCGTCGGCCGGCGCGGTCATGCAAGGCTTTTTCCGGAATCCGATGGCCGATCCGTCGATTATCGGCGTCTCCTCGGGGGCCGCGCTGGGTGCCGTGGCGACGATCGCGTTCCCGGTCGCCGTGCCGCTTGGGCTCCAGACCGCCGCGTTCGTCGGCGCGCTCGTCGCCGCCTTTGTCGTCTACGCGATCGCAACCGAGAACGGCCGGACGCCCGTCGCGACGCTGTTGTTGGCGGGTGTCGCCATCCAGACGTTTCTCGGCGCGGTGATCTCCTATACGCTGCTGCAAGCCGGCGAGAGCCTCGATCGGGCCGTCTTCTGGTTGATGGGCCACCTCAACAACAGCACCTGGGCGAAAGTCGAGGTGACGCTCCCGTTGGCAGTGATCACGTTCCTCGGGTTGCTCACCTACGCACGGGATCTGAACGTCTTGATGCTCGGTGAAGAAGACGCACGAACGGTCGGCATCCCGGTCGAGCGGACCAAGCGTATCCTGCTGGCACTGTCGAGCATCGTCACCGCCGCGGCGGTCGCCGTCGCGGGCGTGATCGGCTTCGTCGGGTTGATCGTCCCACACGTGATGCGGCTGCTAGTCGGCCCGGATCATCGACTGCTGTTGCCGACGAGCGCACTCGCGGGCGCGACCTTCCTCGTCGCGACCGATACCGTCGCTCGGTCCGGCCCGGCGGAGTTACCGGTCGGGATCGTCACCGCCGCCCTGGGTGCCCCCTTCTTCCTGTATCTGCTGCGACGACGGGAGGTACACGAGCTATGA
- a CDS encoding ATP-binding cassette domain-containing protein: MSEPPQTEPTIVLEDISLSLGAVDVLESVSLAVEKGQFLGLVGPNGAGKTTLLRTLNGVFEPDEGRVNLDGDRIDRLDSQAVARRVATVPQDTSVAFEFTVEDVVRMGRTPYRSRTDIVADDDDHDAVEDALARTEMCDLRERPITEVSGGERQRAYVARALAQETPALVLDEPTASLDINHQVRVLELVEDLVAGGTTAVAAIHDLDLAARYCDRLALLSDGQLQAVGDPETVLTDDNLQPAFDTQTAVTPDVVTGTPNVTAIAEPARDRGTQVHVLGCGATAARVLTKLWQAGFEVTVGPLPSGDAALSVARELGIDAIETPPLSGPDERALTDTREYCRQARATVLADPVIGADEHVLDLAEASDRSIFLERRPVAERNRAGEGARRRYRDLKSEATTATVHGLVPAITEATTAKAVPADD, from the coding sequence ATGAGCGAGCCACCACAGACGGAGCCGACGATCGTCCTCGAAGACATCTCCCTGTCGCTGGGTGCAGTAGATGTCCTCGAAAGTGTCTCACTGGCGGTCGAAAAAGGGCAGTTCCTCGGACTCGTCGGACCGAACGGAGCCGGCAAGACGACGCTGTTGCGGACACTCAACGGCGTTTTCGAACCGGACGAGGGACGCGTCAACCTCGACGGAGACCGGATCGATCGTCTCGATTCCCAGGCCGTCGCCCGCCGGGTCGCGACTGTCCCACAAGACACCTCGGTCGCCTTCGAGTTCACCGTCGAAGATGTCGTTCGAATGGGGCGGACACCGTACCGTTCGCGGACTGACATCGTCGCCGACGACGACGATCACGATGCCGTCGAGGACGCCCTGGCACGGACCGAGATGTGCGACCTGCGTGAGCGCCCGATCACCGAGGTCAGCGGCGGCGAGCGCCAACGCGCCTACGTCGCTCGCGCACTGGCCCAGGAGACCCCCGCGCTCGTGCTCGACGAACCGACCGCCAGTCTCGATATCAACCATCAGGTGCGGGTCCTAGAACTGGTCGAGGATCTCGTGGCAGGCGGAACGACCGCCGTCGCCGCGATTCACGATCTCGATTTGGCGGCTCGCTACTGCGATCGGCTGGCACTGCTTTCCGACGGGCAGCTCCAGGCCGTCGGCGACCCGGAAACGGTGTTGACCGACGACAATCTCCAGCCTGCCTTCGATACCCAGACCGCTGTCACGCCAGACGTCGTTACCGGCACACCGAACGTGACCGCCATCGCCGAGCCGGCGCGCGATCGAGGGACGCAGGTTCACGTCCTTGGATGCGGAGCGACGGCTGCCCGCGTCCTGACGAAGCTCTGGCAGGCCGGCTTCGAGGTGACTGTCGGCCCGCTTCCGAGTGGTGACGCCGCACTCTCGGTCGCTCGTGAACTCGGCATCGACGCAATCGAGACGCCACCGCTTTCGGGTCCCGACGAGCGCGCCCTGACAGACACACGGGAGTATTGCCGCCAAGCACGGGCGACTGTCCTGGCCGACCCCGTGATCGGCGCGGACGAACACGTTCTCGATCTCGCCGAAGCCAGCGACCGATCGATCTTCCTCGAGCGGCGGCCAGTAGCCGAGCGAAACCGGGCCGGCGAGGGGGCTCGACGGCGCTATCGGGACCTCAAGTCGGAAGCCACCACGGCCACAGTACACGGCCTCGTCCCGGCGATCACCGAGGCGACAACCGCCAAGGCGGTCCCGGCTGACGACTGA
- a CDS encoding MaoC/PaaZ C-terminal domain-containing protein — translation MTRYFEDFAVGDRWTAGPRTVSAEEIVTFAEQFDPLPMHVEGHSEGGMFDGLIASGWHTGSLTMRLVVDGVLADSAVRAGLGVDDLRWPTPVEPGEELTAEIEVVGVEEFDDECGRVDLRVTTTNQHGDVVLSMLLKGLFGRRAAPA, via the coding sequence ATGACTCGGTACTTCGAGGACTTTGCTGTCGGTGACCGCTGGACTGCGGGACCACGGACTGTCAGCGCCGAGGAGATCGTCACCTTTGCCGAACAGTTCGATCCGCTGCCGATGCACGTCGAAGGCCACTCCGAGGGCGGTATGTTCGACGGCCTGATCGCCAGCGGGTGGCACACCGGCTCGCTGACGATGCGTCTCGTCGTCGACGGCGTGCTGGCAGATTCGGCGGTTCGGGCTGGCCTGGGGGTCGACGACCTCCGCTGGCCGACACCGGTCGAGCCCGGCGAGGAACTCACCGCGGAGATCGAGGTTGTGGGCGTCGAAGAGTTCGACGACGAATGCGGCCGGGTCGACCTGCGCGTGACGACCACAAACCAGCATGGCGACGTCGTGCTCTCGATGCTTCTGAAGGGGCTGTTCGGGCGCCGAGCAGCGCCAGCCTAA